From Sceloporus undulatus isolate JIND9_A2432 ecotype Alabama chromosome 6, SceUnd_v1.1, whole genome shotgun sequence, one genomic window encodes:
- the LOC121933037 gene encoding erythroblast NAD(P)(+)--arginine ADP-ribosyltransferase-like isoform X2, producing MQGIRMAKPQNLVFVLVALLIWPSQMAVKTNSNEKSTDTPKPELNMAYASLDDQYNGCMANMKSLLPSLHRSELQESTLYSEAWVKALFNWQDNQTWMYPRNLEELSEVAVYAYTLAFPPLYKEFNSATRTAAKGAQEYEAYPFKSLHFLLTWATRFWGKKFRCQRVYRGTSVKFSIGRYFRFGQFTSTSEDPEVARYFETVTFFKLITCKGIAISDKSYFQHEEEVLVPPYEMFRVKSIKKTSRNKTVFAVSVGSCSNHNCIFVGEVLYL from the exons ATGCAGGGTATTAGGATGGCAAAGCCTCAAAATCTTGTCTTTGTTTTAGTTGCATTATTAATCTGGCCTTCTCAAATGGCTGTAAAG ACTAACTCCAATGAGAAGTCAACTGATACACCCAAACCTGAATTGAATATGGCATATGCCTCTCTTGATGATCAGTATAATGGCTGCATGGCAAATATGAAGAGCCTCTTGCCCTCACTTCATCGAAGTGAGCTTCAGGAATCTACACTGTATAGTGAAGCTTGGGTGAAAGCCCTGTTTAACTGGCAGGACAATCAGACATGGATGTATCCAAGGAATTTAGAAGAACTCTCTGAAGTGGCGGTCTATGCATATACTTTAGCATTCCCTCCACTCTATAAAGAGTTCAATTCTGCCACCCGCACAGCAGCAAAAGGAGCACAAGAATATGAGGCCTACCCTTTCAAGTCTCTCCATTTCCTATTAACCTGGGCAACAAGATTCTGGGGAAAGAAATTCAGGTGTCAGCGAGTCTACAGGGGGACCAGTGTGAAATTTTCTATTGGCCGCTACTTCCGGTTCGGGCAGTTCACCTCCACATCAGAGGATCCTGAAGTGGCTAGATATTTTGAGACAGTAACCTTCTTCAAATTGATCACCTGTAAGGGGATTGCTATAAGTGATAAGTCCTATTTTCAGCATGAGGAGGAAGTGTTAGTCCCTCCCTATGAGATGTTCAGGGTCAAGTCGATTAAAAAAACCTCAAGGAACAAGACTGTATTTGCCGTTTCTGTGGGAAGTTGCAGCAACCACAACTGTATTTTTGTGGGAGAAG TGCTGTATTTGTGA
- the LOC121933037 gene encoding erythroblast NAD(P)(+)--arginine ADP-ribosyltransferase-like isoform X1, protein MQGIRMAKPQNLVFVLVALLIWPSQMAVKTNSNEKSTDTPKPELNMAYASLDDQYNGCMANMKSLLPSLHRSELQESTLYSEAWVKALFNWQDNQTWMYPRNLEELSEVAVYAYTLAFPPLYKEFNSATRTAAKGAQEYEAYPFKSLHFLLTWATRFWGKKFRCQRVYRGTSVKFSIGRYFRFGQFTSTSEDPEVARYFETVTFFKLITCKGIAISDKSYFQHEEEVLVPPYEMFRVKSIKKTSRNKTVFAVSVGSCSNHNCIFVGEGSNHTKSCHNHQVLYL, encoded by the exons ATGCAGGGTATTAGGATGGCAAAGCCTCAAAATCTTGTCTTTGTTTTAGTTGCATTATTAATCTGGCCTTCTCAAATGGCTGTAAAG ACTAACTCCAATGAGAAGTCAACTGATACACCCAAACCTGAATTGAATATGGCATATGCCTCTCTTGATGATCAGTATAATGGCTGCATGGCAAATATGAAGAGCCTCTTGCCCTCACTTCATCGAAGTGAGCTTCAGGAATCTACACTGTATAGTGAAGCTTGGGTGAAAGCCCTGTTTAACTGGCAGGACAATCAGACATGGATGTATCCAAGGAATTTAGAAGAACTCTCTGAAGTGGCGGTCTATGCATATACTTTAGCATTCCCTCCACTCTATAAAGAGTTCAATTCTGCCACCCGCACAGCAGCAAAAGGAGCACAAGAATATGAGGCCTACCCTTTCAAGTCTCTCCATTTCCTATTAACCTGGGCAACAAGATTCTGGGGAAAGAAATTCAGGTGTCAGCGAGTCTACAGGGGGACCAGTGTGAAATTTTCTATTGGCCGCTACTTCCGGTTCGGGCAGTTCACCTCCACATCAGAGGATCCTGAAGTGGCTAGATATTTTGAGACAGTAACCTTCTTCAAATTGATCACCTGTAAGGGGATTGCTATAAGTGATAAGTCCTATTTTCAGCATGAGGAGGAAGTGTTAGTCCCTCCCTATGAGATGTTCAGGGTCAAGTCGATTAAAAAAACCTCAAGGAACAAGACTGTATTTGCCGTTTCTGTGGGAAGTTGCAGCAACCACAACTGTATTTTTGTGGGAGAAG gtTCGAATCATACCAAGAGTTGTCATAACCATCAAG TGCTGTATTTGTGA